In the Candidatus Baltobacteraceae bacterium genome, TGGATCCTGGTTTTCGGCAAACCGCAGCACGCCCGGCACGGTCCATGGGTTGGGTCCCCCGGCGGTCGAACCGGTAGTGGTCTTCGTGCAGCCGCTAAAGGCGAGAGCGGCGCCGGCCGCGAGAAGGGCGGTTCGTAGCCAGATGTTCAGCTGTTCATCCTCCGGTTGAAGTGTCGTCGTGCATCGCCTGCGGATCGATGCCTTGGCGGCTGTAAAATTCGCGGAGGGCGTCGGGCGAGATCTCCGATGGCTTGATCTCGCTGCGTCCTCCCCAGAAAACGTTTGTGTAGCTATAGTCGATGCCGGCCTCGCGCAAATGTTCGTCGATCGCGACCTTGTGCGCTAACAGGACGTCTTTATCGAGGCCGTGGGCGACCGCCATGATGTTCACGTTGCGAAATTCCGGACCGCCCTCGCGCCAATAGGCGTGTGTGATGATATGATGCCGGCCGACTTCGCGACCCGCATCGATCTCGCGGCCGGGCGGCACCGACCAATGAAAGAGCGCGTTGTATCGCGTGACGCGTTCGTTGTTCGCGGTGGCTTTGACGTGTTCGAGGAACGTCGAGAAACGCCCGATCACCTTGCGCGCGTTGAGCGAGCGCGCGACCTCGTAGAACGTCGGGAGATCGACGCCCGCCGCCCGCGCGCGTTCGCGCCAGAGATCGCGGACGATCTCTTCGGGTTCGAATTCGCGTTTGAGGGCGATCAAAACGCGCCAATCCATCTCGTCGAGCGCGACGATGTTGGTGTGGAGCACCTCGGCGAGTACGTCGGCCCGGCTGCCGGGCTCGATTCCGCGGCGCCGCACGTGTCCGACGCCGAGCGCGAAGAGATTCTTCGCAGGCATGAGCCGGAAGGCTACGGCGCCGATGCGGTCGCGCAAGAACTCGGCATGCTTCTGGATCGAGTAGCCCTGCGGAACCTTCAGCGTCGTCCAGAGCCGGTACGAAGACCCCGGCGTCGCCGCGTCGGCCGTGCGGATAACGACGTGCCCGGAGAACGGATCCTCGCGAAAGAGAAACTCGAACGCGGCATCGAGCCGCTCCTGCGGCACTTGCCAGGCGATGAGCGAGCCTTGCGCGAGATTGGTCGCCATGAGCGTCTGCCGAACGCGCCGGATCGTGCCGGCCCGCAGCATCGCGACGACGCGCTCGAGGACCGTTTCGACCGGAACGTTCGACTGGGCGGCAATCGCGCCGAAGGGATCTTCTTGAAAACCCGCTAGGCGATCTTCGGAGATCGCCAAGATGGCCGCGTTGACGGGGTCGCTAATCGCGGCCGGAATGGTTTGGGAGGGCATAGCCACGCGGTATTAGACGCGCAGCTTCGCCCTCCCCACGCCGTTGGCTAAGGAGTCGCCGGTTGGCCGGTGGCTAGGTCGCTCTCGCCGATGGCGAAGAGATACGTCTGCTCGGATTGGCGCAGCAGGTAGACGGCGTTCAAACGGTCGGTCTCGGCCTGCGTGAGGCCCAGTTGCGCTTGCAGCAAGAGCGGCAGGTTGGTGACGCCGGCCCGATACTGGGCTTGCGTCGCCTTGACTTGCTCGGTCGCGTTGGCCAGTTCGACGGCGGTTTGCTGGGTCGCCGCTTGCGAGGAGATCAATCCCGCAAGCGCTTGACGGACGTTGAGCTCGAGTCCGATGCGCGTACTCTCGAGTTGGGCGTTGGCCTTATCCAGTTGGTATTGAGCCTGCGCGCTCTGAGCGGCCGTGACGCCTTGGTCGAAGATCGGTATGTTCAGCGACGCGCCGATCGAGTTGCTGCTGCGGAAATCGCCGCCGTTGGGCGTGGTCGAACTCGTTCCCGCATCCGCCGTTCCGGTAAGAGTCGGGAAGCGGCCGAGTTTGGCGGCGCGCAGCGAATATTTCGCCGCATCGACGGTGTGTTGCGACGCGAGGTAATCCGGACGCAGCGCGAGCGCACGCGTTACCGCCGTGTCGTAGCCGAGCACCGGCACCTTCAACAGCGATGCCGCCGCGCCGGCCGGCGTATCGTTGACGGGCAGAACCGCCGTATTCGCATCGAGCCCGAGTTCGTTTGCGAAAGCGGCATCGGCCGAGATCTCCGTACCCTGCGCGCGCACGAGTGCGACGCGCGCTTGCGCGGTCGGTACCTCGGCGGCGAGCAAACTCGCACGCGCTTCCGTGCCGGCGCGAATCTGCGCGCGGATCAGATTCTCTTGCACGACGTTTTGCTGCACGACTCGCGCGGCCAGTTGCGTTGCGGCCTGCGCCTGCAGTGCGTTGTAGTATGCTTGCGCGACGTTGAACGAGAGCAATTGCAAGTTACGTTCGTAGGTGCCGGCGGCGGCGGCCTCGGTCGCCCGCGCCGAATGGATGAGCGCGACGGTCTTGCCGCCGTCGAAGATCAATTGACGCAACGTGAGCTGCAGCGATTCGTTAGTCGATCCGCTGCTTCCGAGCGTGGTCGTCGAACCGCCCGTCCCCGAGTTCGAGCCGCCCGAGCGGCCACCGTTGCTGCGCGCGATCGAACCGACCGCCGCCACGTTCGGAAAGATCGCCGATTTGGCGAGTTGCACGGGAACGGTCGAAATATTGTAATCCGCGCGAGCCGCGGCGAGGATCGGCGACTTCGCAGCTGCGATATCGATCGCTTGCTGCAACGTAATCTGGGTCGGCACTGCCGGATTGGGTTGGGTTTGCCGCACGCCGGGCGCGGGCGTTCCGTACGCCGGATATGGCAGCGTCGTTGGCGATTTGACGGGAATGGGCGTCGGGGTCGGGCGCGGCGTTGCGGCCGACACGAGCCCCGGCGCGCCGGTCCCAAGCAGCGCGCAAAGGCCGCCGAGCGCGAGGACGCCGGTCAAGAGACGTTGCGTATACTTCACGGCGTACGCTTGTGCTTTCCGCCTGGGGTGCCGGGCGCTCCCGGCGGGCCGCCGGCGCCGTTAACGGCGACGACGCTGCCGTTCTGCAGCGCGTCGGGACGCGTCGTGATCACTTGCGTTCCCGGCCGCACTTTGGGACTAATCACTTCCGAAAGCGTATCGGTCTGCAAGCCGATCTGTACCGGAACTTGCACGGCCTTGCCGCCATCGACGATGAAGACGCTGCTGCCTTGATCGGTCTGCGCGATCGCGGAGCGCGGAACGACGATCGCATTGTCGCGGCGCGCTTCCTGCACCGTGACCGAGACGAGCATGCCGCCGCGCAACAGCGAGCCGGGGTTGGATTGAACGATGCGCGCGCGATACGAAAGCGTGCCCTGCGTCGGTACCGCGTTGAGCGTGTCGATGCGGCCGCGGAACGAACGCGTTCCGAGCGTATCGGATTTGAACGTCACCGGCGTGCCGGGATGGACGTATCGAAGATCTTCGTCGGGCACGTTGACGTTGATGTACACCGTGTCCACTTTCGAGATCGTGAAGACGGGCGCGGACGGACCGGCTTGCGCGCCGGGATCCATCAGACGCGACGTGATCACGCCGTCGTACGGAGCGTAGAGCGCGGTCTGTCCGATCTGCGTGCGCAGCGTATTGGCTTGCGCCTGCGCGGCTTGCGCCGCGGCGACGTCCGCCTGCGCGTTCGCGCTCGAAATCCCGGTGTTCTGCTGCTGCGCCACCGTCGAGCGAGCGGTGTTCTGAGCCTGGATGTACGCGGCTCGCGACGATTCGAGTTGCGATTGCGAGACGTATCCTTGCTTGAACAACTGCAGGTTCTGGTCGTAGCTGAGTTTGGCGCTCGCAAGCGCCGCCTGGGCCGACTGGGCCGCCGCACTCGTTTGCGACTGCGTCACGGGGACGGTCAGCGTGGACGAACGCGCGCGTGCCGAGGCCTCGCTGATGAGCGCTTCGTCTTGCGCGAGTTGCGCGCGCAGCGTCGAGTCGTCGATCTTCGCCAGCATCTCGCCGGCGGCGACGCGGTCGCCCTCATGTACGTAAACTCCGACGACCGGGCCGGATTGCTGGAACGAGAGCGTCGATTGTTCGAGCGGAGCGACTTGGCCGTCGAGCGCGATGAAGGTCGCGAT is a window encoding:
- a CDS encoding TolC family protein, producing the protein MKYTQRLLTGVLALGGLCALLGTGAPGLVSAATPRPTPTPIPVKSPTTLPYPAYGTPAPGVRQTQPNPAVPTQITLQQAIDIAAAKSPILAAARADYNISTVPVQLAKSAIFPNVAAVGSIARSNGGRSGGSNSGTGGSTTTLGSSGSTNESLQLTLRQLIFDGGKTVALIHSARATEAAAAGTYERNLQLLSFNVAQAYYNALQAQAATQLAARVVQQNVVQENLIRAQIRAGTEARASLLAAEVPTAQARVALVRAQGTEISADAAFANELGLDANTAVLPVNDTPAGAAASLLKVPVLGYDTAVTRALALRPDYLASQHTVDAAKYSLRAAKLGRFPTLTGTADAGTSSTTPNGGDFRSSNSIGASLNIPIFDQGVTAAQSAQAQYQLDKANAQLESTRIGLELNVRQALAGLISSQAATQQTAVELANATEQVKATQAQYRAGVTNLPLLLQAQLGLTQAETDRLNAVYLLRQSEQTYLFAIGESDLATGQPATP
- a CDS encoding efflux RND transporter periplasmic adaptor subunit; the encoded protein is MQYHRLAIALGLASVVGLAGCGGGSKQPHGPVALNVDVAQAQRQNIATFIALDGQVAPLEQSTLSFQQSGPVVGVYVHEGDRVAAGEMLAKIDDSTLRAQLAQDEALISEASARARSSTLTVPVTQSQTSAAAQSAQAALASAKLSYDQNLQLFKQGYVSQSQLESSRAAYIQAQNTARSTVAQQQNTGISSANAQADVAAAQAAQAQANTLRTQIGQTALYAPYDGVITSRLMDPGAQAGPSAPVFTISKVDTVYINVNVPDEDLRYVHPGTPVTFKSDTLGTRSFRGRIDTLNAVPTQGTLSYRARIVQSNPGSLLRGGMLVSVTVQEARRDNAIVVPRSAIAQTDQGSSVFIVDGGKAVQVPVQIGLQTDTLSEVISPKVRPGTQVITTRPDALQNGSVVAVNGAGGPPGAPGTPGGKHKRTP